The proteins below come from a single Ruegeria sp. THAF33 genomic window:
- a CDS encoding tricarboxylate transporter — MAISNFTRRAVVGLIAAAGIAAPAAAEVDFSGKTIEWVIPFSETGGSAKWANFFAPLLSEALPGQPTVVVKFMPGAGSTKGANWFQEQSHDDGTLLFGTSGSTQFPYLLNDPRVRYEYNDWIPVMASGTGGVAYLNAEDGVKFDGSANALKDTNFIYGSQGATRLDLVPLLAWQMLGMNVEPVFGIKGRGDGRLMFERGEANIDYQTSSGYLGGSAPLVEAGQAVPMMTWGALDADGNIVRDPTFPDIPTFKEVCEATDGCETSGEAWDAWKAFFVAGFPVQKLAFLPGDTPQEVVDAYTAAFQAVTERGDFADISSKRVGKYPVFVGDGSKAALQTATNVDDNAKQYVLNWLKEAYGVELN, encoded by the coding sequence ATGGCCATTTCCAACTTCACCCGTCGCGCCGTCGTGGGGCTGATCGCCGCCGCCGGTATCGCAGCACCCGCCGCAGCCGAGGTCGATTTCTCGGGCAAGACCATTGAATGGGTCATCCCGTTTTCGGAAACCGGCGGGTCTGCCAAATGGGCCAACTTCTTTGCGCCGCTTCTGTCCGAGGCGCTGCCGGGTCAACCGACCGTGGTCGTGAAATTCATGCCGGGCGCTGGTTCGACCAAGGGTGCGAACTGGTTTCAGGAGCAAAGCCATGATGACGGTACGCTGCTGTTCGGTACCTCGGGTTCAACTCAATTCCCGTATCTGCTGAACGATCCGCGCGTGCGTTATGAATATAACGACTGGATTCCGGTCATGGCATCGGGAACCGGTGGCGTCGCCTATCTGAACGCAGAAGATGGTGTCAAGTTTGATGGATCGGCAAATGCACTGAAAGACACCAATTTCATCTATGGCTCTCAAGGCGCAACCCGTCTGGACCTTGTGCCGTTGCTTGCATGGCAGATGCTAGGCATGAACGTTGAGCCTGTCTTTGGCATCAAAGGCCGTGGAGACGGACGCCTGATGTTCGAACGTGGAGAGGCCAACATCGATTATCAAACCTCCTCGGGCTATCTGGGCGGTTCGGCGCCGCTGGTCGAGGCTGGTCAGGCCGTGCCGATGATGACATGGGGTGCCTTGGATGCAGACGGCAACATCGTGCGCGATCCGACTTTCCCGGATATCCCGACTTTCAAAGAGGTCTGCGAGGCGACCGATGGCTGTGAAACCAGCGGTGAAGCATGGGACGCATGGAAAGCCTTCTTCGTGGCGGGCTTCCCGGTTCAGAAACTGGCCTTCTTGCCCGGTGACACGCCACAAGAGGTCGTCGATGCCTACACCGCGGCGTTCCAAGCTGTAACCGAGCGTGGTGACTTTGCAGACATTTCGTCCAAACGCGTAGGCAAGTATCCGGTGTTCGTCGGCGACGGCTCAAAAGCTGCGCTGCAAACCGCGACCAATGTGGATGACAATGCCAAGCAATATGTCCTGAACTGGCTGAAGGAAGCCTATGGTGTCGAGTTGAACTAA
- a CDS encoding AraC family transcriptional regulator — protein sequence MPLRYADIYPSEPLLNSDAMQRPSAAGLMSVRYFRAEPDRMPEEVFAEHHVLLNLQENGHRVQNWRDGTLRDFTFCKDEVIVTPAGMRSGWRWYGQSDVIVITLHPEKVQRFAQSELGMLLAPEQFHDQPQFYDPDLCAAGVILRDALEADDMPSAVMFEAMSRVFLAKLLQKYGKRRAEEVELSARFTSQHYQRVLAYVQDRLDQTITVDQMASEAGMSPSHFARVFKETLGSTPMQYVMAYRVEQAMKMMEDPARPLGDIAMACGFSDQAHFTRSFKQVVGQTPGAFRAANAV from the coding sequence TTGCCTTTGAGATACGCTGATATCTATCCGTCAGAACCGCTTTTGAACAGCGATGCGATGCAGCGCCCTTCGGCGGCTGGTTTGATGTCAGTGCGGTATTTTCGGGCCGAACCTGATCGGATGCCCGAGGAAGTTTTTGCAGAACATCATGTCCTTCTGAACCTTCAGGAAAATGGGCATCGTGTTCAAAACTGGCGAGATGGGACACTGCGTGATTTCACCTTTTGCAAGGACGAAGTCATTGTGACCCCGGCAGGCATGCGGTCAGGTTGGCGGTGGTACGGACAGTCCGACGTGATCGTGATCACCTTGCATCCGGAAAAAGTCCAGCGCTTTGCACAGTCGGAACTCGGTATGCTGTTGGCGCCGGAGCAGTTTCACGATCAGCCGCAGTTTTACGACCCTGACCTATGTGCTGCAGGCGTCATTTTGCGCGACGCGCTTGAAGCCGACGATATGCCCTCGGCCGTGATGTTCGAAGCCATGAGCCGGGTATTTCTAGCTAAACTGCTGCAGAAATATGGAAAACGCCGCGCTGAAGAGGTCGAGCTGTCCGCGCGCTTTACCTCTCAGCACTATCAACGGGTGCTGGCCTACGTTCAGGACCGTTTGGATCAGACGATCACCGTCGATCAGATGGCGTCCGAGGCGGGCATGAGCCCCTCGCATTTCGCGCGGGTTTTCAAGGAGACGCTGGGCTCGACTCCCATGCAATATGTCATGGCCTACCGGGTCGAGCAGGCGATGAAGATGATGGAAGACCCGGCGCGCCCTCTGGGGGATATCGCCATGGCCTGTGGGTTCTCAGATCAGGCGCATTTCACGCGCAGTTTCAAACAGGTAGTAGGGCAGACCCCCGGCGCATTTCGTGCGGCAAATGCTGTCTGA
- a CDS encoding sensor histidine kinase, which yields MLLAILLGYWRYTVARETAQELFDDSLLSAGLAISRDVAVSDGDALSPTTRSLIRDASGGEIFYHVTGPGGIYVTGYAYPPASANPTEQDVYQPQFFEAVYRNEPVRVLKMTERVTLDNLVGDATVTAWQRIADRNAFANELSIRAAILMGILMATLGFVVWFGVARGLRPLLDLQDAIDLRSPDDLSKIKRPVPTEVRGIVQTLNRLFGQVEDSINAHQVFISEAAHQLRNPAAAVQSMAEALRDAKTDEDRDKRVVELVAAAKNSATVAEQLLSLERLRQPTHQDQMEKIDFRLVVEEASAEMGVHILANGIDFEVTMPESAIMVTGDRVFLTEAIKNLLDNAVKHGGAKLSRISIVLFCDGGNVNLTVADDGTGLSPAQSEAAFSRFSQLEYSEGSGLGLSIVSAVAKRHGGVVAINQVEKGASVTLELPIAL from the coding sequence GTGTTGCTCGCGATTCTGCTTGGATATTGGCGCTACACGGTTGCCCGGGAAACGGCGCAAGAGCTTTTTGACGACAGCCTGTTATCTGCTGGTCTGGCGATCTCGCGGGATGTGGCGGTGTCAGACGGCGATGCTTTATCGCCCACCACCCGCAGCTTAATCCGCGATGCATCGGGGGGAGAGATTTTTTACCACGTGACCGGACCCGGCGGTATCTACGTAACCGGTTACGCATATCCACCTGCCTCGGCAAACCCGACAGAACAGGACGTTTACCAACCCCAGTTTTTCGAAGCTGTCTATCGTAACGAGCCGGTGCGCGTATTGAAAATGACCGAACGGGTCACACTGGATAACCTGGTAGGAGATGCGACGGTCACTGCATGGCAACGCATCGCGGATCGCAACGCGTTTGCCAACGAATTGTCGATCCGAGCAGCTATACTTATGGGCATCCTAATGGCCACCCTTGGCTTTGTCGTCTGGTTCGGCGTAGCGCGCGGCCTGCGACCGTTGCTGGATTTGCAGGACGCCATTGACCTGCGTTCGCCCGACGACCTCAGCAAGATAAAACGCCCGGTCCCGACCGAAGTCCGTGGCATTGTTCAGACCCTGAACCGGCTGTTTGGGCAGGTCGAAGACAGTATAAACGCTCATCAAGTGTTTATCTCAGAAGCTGCGCATCAACTGCGAAATCCAGCAGCCGCAGTCCAGTCCATGGCCGAGGCGCTGCGAGATGCAAAAACGGATGAAGACAGGGACAAACGCGTTGTCGAGCTTGTGGCAGCAGCAAAGAACTCGGCCACTGTGGCGGAACAGCTGTTATCACTGGAACGGCTGCGGCAACCTACGCATCAGGATCAGATGGAAAAAATTGATTTCCGCTTGGTCGTGGAAGAAGCTAGTGCAGAGATGGGCGTACACATTCTGGCAAATGGGATCGATTTTGAGGTCACGATGCCGGAGTCTGCAATCATGGTAACAGGGGATCGGGTATTTTTGACTGAGGCCATCAAAAACCTGCTGGACAATGCAGTTAAGCATGGTGGCGCTAAATTGAGCCGAATTTCAATTGTGCTCTTCTGTGACGGAGGAAATGTCAATCTTACTGTGGCCGATGACGGAACTGGTCTTTCACCCGCCCAAAGCGAAGCAGCATTCAGTCGGTTTTCGCAGCTAGAGTACTCGGAAGGCAGCGGCCTTGGATTGTCAATTGTCTCAGCGGTGGCAAAACGCCATGGAGGAGTGGTTGCAATCAACCAAGTCGAAAAAGGAGCAAGCGTTACACTTGAGCTTCCCATAGCCCTGTAA
- a CDS encoding alpha/beta hydrolase, translated as MNTLALNTAAALMASTAAVAQVETRTVTFENEGATLSGTLYLPEERGSEPLPTVVVTGAWTSVQEQMPANYAREMAERGFAAFTFDFRGWGKSDDLPNNMRFVESPEAKTSDIKAAIAFVATLPEVDADHINGLGICASAGYMVDAVSGNPLVQRLGLVAPWLQNEEIVEAVYGGADGVAGLIEVSHAAEAAGGQIIPAAGPEGAEGVLMPIGGYYYEADRGAIPEYDDKWNNAGWEGWLTYHPADNPQRLDKPLAIVHSESAAIPQGIQTFLAGFAGDATAQWLEDVTQFDFYDNPEDVTRAADTVADHFRAGSSN; from the coding sequence ATGAACACCCTCGCTTTGAACACCGCCGCAGCACTTATGGCGTCGACGGCCGCCGTCGCGCAGGTTGAAACCCGCACCGTCACATTCGAGAACGAAGGCGCCACACTGTCCGGCACGCTGTACCTGCCGGAAGAGCGCGGATCTGAACCGCTGCCGACGGTCGTTGTGACCGGGGCCTGGACCTCGGTTCAGGAACAGATGCCCGCAAACTATGCCCGCGAGATGGCCGAGCGCGGCTTTGCTGCCTTCACCTTTGATTTCCGCGGTTGGGGCAAATCGGACGATCTGCCGAACAACATGCGCTTTGTTGAAAGCCCCGAGGCCAAGACATCGGACATCAAAGCTGCCATCGCATTCGTCGCGACTCTTCCCGAAGTGGACGCCGATCACATCAACGGTCTGGGGATCTGCGCCTCGGCTGGCTACATGGTCGATGCGGTCTCCGGCAACCCGCTGGTTCAGCGGCTGGGCTTGGTTGCACCATGGTTGCAGAATGAAGAGATCGTCGAGGCGGTCTATGGCGGCGCAGACGGTGTTGCTGGGCTGATCGAGGTGTCCCACGCCGCCGAGGCCGCAGGGGGTCAGATCATTCCTGCCGCAGGCCCCGAAGGTGCCGAGGGCGTTCTGATGCCAATCGGCGGATACTATTATGAGGCCGACCGTGGCGCGATCCCAGAGTATGACGACAAGTGGAACAATGCGGGCTGGGAAGGCTGGCTGACCTATCACCCCGCCGACAATCCGCAGCGATTGGATAAGCCACTGGCCATTGTGCACTCGGAAAGCGCGGCGATCCCACAAGGCATACAGACCTTTCTTGCCGGTTTCGCAGGCGATGCGACCGCGCAATGGCTGGAGGATGTCACGCAGTTCGATTTCTACGACAACCCCGAGGATGTCACCCGGGCGGCCGATACCGTCGCTGACCACTTCCGCGCCGGTTCGAGCAACTAA
- a CDS encoding nuclear transport factor 2 family protein — translation MRRKLTSTLAAVSMIGTAAFAEPQAGISTAITDIAAGADRHDWARVRDAFADTVTTDYTSLWGGDPVTQPADELVAGWSAFLPGFDATHHMVTNHTITSLSDTSAMAQADFTATHRLDKDLWVLGGRYDYILEKSDDRWVVTAMTMTALWETGDRGLLTLAGQRAAEAN, via the coding sequence ATGCGTAGAAAACTCACATCGACTCTTGCTGCCGTCTCCATGATCGGAACCGCAGCTTTCGCCGAACCACAGGCAGGCATCTCGACCGCAATCACCGATATCGCGGCAGGCGCAGACCGCCACGACTGGGCCCGCGTGCGCGACGCGTTTGCCGATACCGTCACGACGGATTACACCAGCCTCTGGGGCGGAGACCCGGTTACACAACCCGCTGATGAGCTTGTGGCGGGATGGTCCGCCTTTCTGCCCGGTTTCGACGCGACGCATCATATGGTGACCAATCACACGATCACCTCTCTGTCCGATACATCCGCCATGGCACAGGCTGATTTCACAGCAACCCATCGCCTTGATAAAGACTTGTGGGTGCTGGGTGGCCGCTATGACTATATCTTGGAGAAATCAGACGACCGTTGGGTCGTTACTGCGATGACAATGACGGCACTTTGGGAAACCGGAGATCGTGGTCTGTTGACCCTTGCCGGCCAGCGCGCTGCCGAGGCGAATTGA
- a CDS encoding response regulator transcription factor, whose amino-acid sequence MRIVIVEDNETLANAIAYRLRDRGHAADVLTDGDAADLYLEQEGADLIVLDINLPGRSGLEILQSLRQRGDSAPVILLTARTETSDRVSGLDMGADDYLVKPFEMDELEARIRALSRRKQLDYGSQETIGELVFDRTARQVSVKGQVLDVPRREMAVLECLLERRGRIVPKGQLTDYVYGVGADVEDSAVEPHVSRLRKRLQNLGIRIKTARGLGYLLEVQK is encoded by the coding sequence ATGCGGATCGTCATCGTCGAGGATAATGAGACCCTCGCCAACGCCATTGCCTATCGCCTGCGGGATCGGGGCCATGCTGCTGATGTACTGACAGACGGCGATGCAGCCGATCTGTATCTAGAGCAGGAAGGCGCAGACCTGATCGTTCTGGACATCAACCTGCCGGGTCGTTCAGGGCTTGAAATCTTGCAGTCCCTGCGCCAACGGGGCGACAGCGCGCCCGTCATCCTGCTGACCGCGCGCACCGAGACCAGTGACCGAGTGTCTGGTCTGGATATGGGCGCCGACGACTACCTGGTCAAACCTTTCGAGATGGACGAGCTCGAGGCGCGCATCCGCGCCCTGTCTCGTCGCAAGCAACTGGATTACGGCTCGCAAGAGACCATCGGAGAACTGGTATTTGACCGCACCGCGCGGCAGGTCAGCGTAAAGGGACAGGTGCTTGACGTGCCACGCCGAGAAATGGCTGTGCTTGAATGCCTGCTGGAACGGCGCGGCAGAATTGTCCCCAAGGGCCAGCTGACTGACTATGTCTATGGCGTGGGTGCGGATGTCGAAGACTCTGCCGTTGAACCTCATGTATCGCGATTGCGCAAACGCCTTCAGAACCTTGGCATTAGGATCAAGACAGCCCGCGGTCTTGGGTATCTGCTTGAGGTGCAGAAGTGA
- a CDS encoding SDR family NAD(P)-dependent oxidoreductase, which yields MTSQRIALVTGANRGIGKEVSRQLAQDHGMWVLIGARDLAKGKAAADEIGYGAEALELDVSSPDSVAAAFFLMVESIYGRLDVLVNNAGVDYDTDQQVHLADLDRVRRAFDTNLFGPWDTTIAAVPLLQRGTDARIVNVSSGAGSLNSMPAGTPGYGVSKAALNALTLKTAAALKPQDILVNAVCPGWVATDMGGGGRPISEGAKGVVWAATLPKGGPTGGFFRDGVAIDW from the coding sequence ATGACCAGTCAGCGCATCGCACTCGTGACCGGCGCCAATCGCGGTATCGGTAAAGAAGTTTCCCGCCAATTGGCGCAAGACCACGGCATGTGGGTTCTGATCGGTGCGCGCGATCTGGCGAAAGGGAAGGCTGCTGCGGATGAGATCGGATATGGGGCGGAAGCCTTGGAATTGGATGTCTCAAGTCCGGACTCTGTCGCTGCCGCCTTCTTTTTGATGGTTGAATCTATCTATGGTCGTCTCGATGTTCTGGTGAACAATGCGGGTGTGGACTATGACACCGACCAACAGGTCCACCTCGCCGATCTGGATCGGGTTCGCCGCGCTTTTGATACGAACCTTTTCGGCCCTTGGGATACCACGATTGCGGCGGTGCCACTGTTGCAACGCGGCACGGATGCCCGGATCGTCAACGTCTCATCTGGCGCGGGGTCGCTGAACAGCATGCCCGCCGGCACACCCGGTTACGGCGTTTCCAAAGCGGCTTTGAACGCGCTAACCCTCAAGACCGCCGCCGCGTTGAAACCTCAGGACATTCTCGTTAACGCCGTGTGCCCCGGTTGGGTCGCAACAGATATGGGCGGCGGAGGACGTCCGATTTCTGAGGGTGCCAAGGGCGTTGTCTGGGCCGCGACCTTGCCGAAAGGCGGCCCGACCGGAGGGTTCTTTCGCGACGGCGTTGCGATTGATTGGTAG
- a CDS encoding SDR family oxidoreductase, translating to MSTVFEAALKGKHIVILGGSSGMGKATAKMATALGAKITIASRSAAKLHAAADEIGGGLQIAPVDTTDETGVKSWAGVLGPVDHLVISASSAAHGAFADLPTDDLRAMFEAKFIGPYLAAREVLPVLVKGGSITFFSGVLSRRPSAGATGLGAVNAAVEALAKGLALELSGRARVNCISPGMVATEAYAAMSEEAREGMFAQVGGSLPVGRVGEAEDIAQAVIMAMTNRFLTGSVLDVDGGHLVRD from the coding sequence ATGAGCACGGTTTTCGAAGCCGCCCTGAAAGGCAAGCACATTGTCATTCTCGGCGGTAGCAGCGGTATGGGGAAAGCAACTGCAAAGATGGCCACCGCCCTCGGGGCAAAGATCACCATCGCAAGCCGCAGTGCTGCCAAGCTGCATGCGGCGGCAGACGAGATCGGCGGCGGGTTGCAGATCGCACCGGTCGATACAACCGATGAGACCGGCGTGAAATCATGGGCTGGTGTATTGGGCCCGGTGGATCACCTGGTGATCTCAGCCTCAAGCGCTGCGCATGGTGCGTTCGCCGATCTGCCCACAGACGATCTGCGCGCCATGTTCGAGGCTAAGTTTATCGGTCCCTATTTGGCTGCGCGCGAAGTGTTGCCCGTGTTGGTCAAAGGCGGCTCCATCACGTTCTTTTCCGGTGTGCTCAGCCGTCGCCCATCCGCCGGGGCCACGGGCCTCGGCGCCGTAAATGCCGCGGTCGAGGCGTTGGCGAAGGGGTTGGCGCTGGAGCTGTCCGGACGGGCGCGGGTGAATTGCATCAGCCCCGGCATGGTCGCAACCGAAGCCTATGCCGCGATGTCGGAAGAAGCACGTGAAGGCATGTTTGCGCAGGTTGGTGGCAGCCTGCCTGTGGGACGCGTCGGAGAGGCCGAGGACATCGCGCAAGCCGTGATCATGGCGATGACGAACAGGTTTTTAACTGGCTCCGTTCTGGATGTGGATGGCGGCCATCTTGTACGTGATTGA
- a CDS encoding LysR family transcriptional regulator — translation MIYNDLALFTVVANHLSFSRAADRLGIPLSRVSRRIAELEGHLGTKLFERTTRQVRLTEEGRRLLDRCQDPIESLQGIAGFTDDTRRQSIRITAPPLAARTTIGPRLLDFAEQNPDVALEVTTTNIMLDFFRDNIDLAFRVGPLTDSSLVAKRLWSVPYCFCAGQGLIRERALDGPIYRPDFLALPALTAGQPWVLESGETLQLKHTAHSLTDLDVIAQAARRNLGVAMLPLDMVDGDLQRLEVTDTIPLTRDMFAVYPSRRLLPARVRKLIDFMAPG, via the coding sequence ATGATCTACAACGACCTTGCCCTGTTTACTGTCGTCGCCAACCATCTCAGCTTTTCCAGGGCTGCGGACCGCCTGGGTATACCCCTCAGCCGGGTCAGCCGAAGGATTGCAGAGTTGGAAGGCCATCTGGGCACCAAACTGTTCGAGCGGACAACCCGCCAGGTTCGCCTGACGGAAGAGGGCCGCCGCCTTCTGGATCGATGCCAGGACCCGATTGAGTCGTTGCAGGGTATCGCGGGTTTTACCGACGATACCAGACGCCAGAGCATCCGCATCACGGCGCCTCCGTTGGCCGCGCGCACGACCATAGGCCCTCGGCTGTTGGATTTTGCGGAGCAGAATCCGGATGTGGCACTTGAGGTGACCACGACCAACATCATGTTGGATTTCTTTCGCGACAATATCGACCTGGCCTTTCGGGTCGGCCCGTTGACAGATTCCAGCCTTGTCGCGAAACGGCTCTGGTCGGTTCCCTATTGCTTTTGTGCGGGACAGGGCCTCATTCGGGAGCGTGCGTTGGACGGGCCGATATACAGACCGGACTTTCTTGCTTTGCCCGCCCTGACAGCTGGTCAGCCCTGGGTGCTTGAGAGCGGGGAAACTCTGCAACTGAAGCACACCGCGCACAGTTTAACGGACCTTGATGTCATTGCTCAGGCGGCCCGCCGCAACCTGGGTGTCGCGATGCTGCCTTTGGATATGGTGGACGGAGACCTGCAACGGCTTGAGGTCACGGACACTATCCCTTTGACGCGGGATATGTTCGCAGTCTACCCCAGTCGTCGCCTTTTGCCCGCGCGGGTGAGGAAGCTGATTGATTTTATGGCGCCAGGATAG
- a CDS encoding membrane dipeptidase translates to MKTLLAASAIAIVSGAALHASEESKTWDASDEAKQFVKDTIVLGMLASPYGTGWTEDEQLHTYFARARDNGITGHEMTLAAADMSFETFLDQHYHFRSAMAQQPENYLIVNETRDIEAAHIQGKTAVIWNSQTATILDGDLRKMALLKDMGIKSMILAYNDIFRTGSGQLAAYNGRDIGLTPWGKSVIDEMVRFGILLDLSHTGSKTANDAMDYMDENYPGVPYVYTHSVPAGLYANEPGATPRGCYRAIPDDEALRAAKSGGYVSPTFTEWMMDGVWPEDISPKQAADMIDYYVQLVGVDHVGIATDDMFSLELVVQWATANASMYDDGGYMIDAFNKGATGNGELAKILAAITDDLWARGYSDEDLEKIYGGNKMRVYAQVWEGKPPEQFLKEYPERLRLRQELREGFYLR, encoded by the coding sequence ATGAAAACTTTGTTGGCCGCAAGCGCCATTGCAATCGTATCCGGTGCCGCGCTGCACGCGAGCGAGGAAAGCAAGACATGGGATGCGTCGGATGAGGCGAAGCAATTTGTGAAGGACACAATCGTGCTTGGCATGTTGGCCAGCCCCTACGGCACCGGCTGGACTGAAGACGAACAACTGCACACTTACTTCGCGCGCGCTCGGGACAACGGAATAACAGGTCATGAGATGACGCTGGCCGCAGCGGATATGTCTTTTGAGACCTTTCTTGATCAGCACTACCACTTCCGGTCGGCGATGGCGCAACAGCCAGAGAATTACCTGATCGTGAATGAAACCCGCGATATCGAAGCCGCCCATATACAAGGCAAGACGGCGGTCATCTGGAACAGCCAGACGGCGACGATTCTGGATGGCGACCTGAGGAAGATGGCGTTGCTCAAGGATATGGGGATCAAGAGTATGATCCTGGCCTACAACGATATCTTCCGCACCGGGTCGGGGCAGTTGGCGGCCTATAACGGGCGCGATATCGGCCTGACCCCTTGGGGCAAGTCGGTGATCGATGAAATGGTGCGTTTCGGCATCCTTCTGGACCTGAGCCACACGGGTTCCAAAACGGCCAACGACGCCATGGACTACATGGACGAAAACTATCCCGGCGTGCCTTATGTTTACACGCATTCGGTTCCTGCCGGCCTTTACGCGAACGAACCCGGTGCGACGCCACGCGGGTGTTATCGGGCCATTCCCGATGACGAGGCCCTGCGTGCGGCCAAATCGGGCGGCTATGTTTCTCCGACATTCACTGAATGGATGATGGACGGCGTTTGGCCTGAAGATATCTCACCCAAGCAAGCCGCCGACATGATCGACTACTATGTCCAACTTGTTGGGGTCGACCACGTTGGGATCGCAACGGATGACATGTTCTCGCTCGAACTCGTCGTGCAATGGGCGACTGCAAACGCAAGCATGTATGATGATGGCGGCTACATGATCGACGCGTTCAACAAAGGGGCGACCGGCAACGGTGAGTTGGCCAAAATCCTTGCGGCAATCACCGATGATCTCTGGGCCAGGGGTTATTCCGATGAAGACCTCGAAAAGATCTATGGCGGCAACAAGATGCGGGTTTACGCGCAAGTCTGGGAGGGAAAGCCCCCCGAACAATTTCTGAAAGAATACCCCGAGCGTCTGCGTCTCAGACAGGAACTGCGAGAAGGGTTTTATTTGCGATAG
- a CDS encoding zinc-binding dehydrogenase gives MPFAVEITQTGKPDVLRETDKATPTPDAGEILIRNKAGAVNFIDTIIRRGEMPEGMMPDLPHIPGVEGAGLVEVLGEGVEGFSVGDRVAWMGPIGAGGYGTHSVIAAPYVTRLAETKDFETAAAIPVNGMTAYHMLVNLGGAMAGKSVLVHAAAGGVGTMALQIAKHLGMTAIASTSTDKVGYAKDQGADHVIDYRTENVTERVMEITGGCGVDLTLNPVSGESLKSDFDVLAPLGTAVLFGFLAGPPAGSFAEDLAKHFQKSVSVRVSDIYTYFVNRPDQFSADMATVFDLLETGILRPQVTALPIAQAAEAHRRLEAGETTGKLVLSID, from the coding sequence ATGCCTTTCGCCGTTGAAATCACCCAGACCGGCAAACCGGACGTTTTGCGCGAAACTGACAAGGCGACCCCGACCCCCGATGCCGGAGAAATCCTGATCCGCAACAAGGCCGGGGCGGTCAACTTTATCGACACGATCATCCGTCGCGGTGAGATGCCCGAGGGAATGATGCCCGATCTGCCTCATATACCCGGAGTTGAAGGGGCCGGATTGGTCGAGGTGCTGGGTGAGGGGGTCGAAGGCTTCTCTGTCGGAGACCGAGTGGCGTGGATGGGGCCGATTGGTGCCGGTGGGTACGGGACCCATTCGGTGATCGCAGCGCCCTATGTCACCCGGCTGGCCGAAACCAAGGACTTCGAAACCGCGGCCGCTATCCCTGTCAACGGGATGACCGCCTATCACATGCTGGTCAATTTGGGTGGCGCAATGGCAGGCAAGTCCGTGCTGGTTCACGCGGCAGCCGGGGGCGTAGGGACTATGGCCCTACAGATCGCGAAACATCTGGGCATGACGGCGATCGCCTCGACCAGCACCGACAAGGTTGGGTATGCCAAAGATCAAGGTGCCGATCACGTCATTGATTATCGCACTGAGAACGTCACCGAGCGAGTGATGGAAATCACCGGCGGGTGCGGCGTGGACCTGACGCTGAACCCGGTTTCCGGAGAGTCTCTGAAATCAGATTTCGATGTGCTGGCGCCTCTGGGTACCGCAGTTTTGTTCGGATTTCTTGCCGGTCCGCCCGCAGGCAGTTTTGCCGAGGACTTGGCGAAGCACTTCCAGAAATCCGTCTCGGTCCGTGTCAGCGATATATACACCTATTTCGTCAATCGCCCCGATCAGTTTAGCGCAGATATGGCCACAGTGTTTGATCTGCTTGAGACGGGAATTCTGCGCCCGCAGGTCACCGCCCTGCCCATTGCTCAAGCCGCCGAGGCGCACCGCCGACTGGAAGCCGGTGAAACCACCGGCAAGCTGGTGCTGAGTATCGACTGA